The following coding sequences lie in one Verrucomicrobiota bacterium genomic window:
- a CDS encoding SMI1/KNR4 family protein, with protein MSEYADVLNRIAASTGAIFRPAAETDLESLRSLHVPPAIIDFYAKHEPEHWVDGQVRLWTIGRIMEENRDMVPGCYLVAHGYVVFASTIYGDPYCFDTHYLDALGVPRIVLISHEFIGEDVTAEQAARYAKPVAADLHERLERFAAGNLDDECLYE; from the coding sequence ATGAGCGAGTATGCTGATGTTCTGAATCGTATTGCCGCTTCCACGGGCGCAATCTTTCGACCCGCGGCTGAGACGGACCTGGAATCGCTCCGAAGTCTTCATGTGCCCCCGGCCATCATCGACTTCTACGCGAAGCACGAACCGGAGCACTGGGTCGATGGCCAAGTGCGTCTTTGGACCATCGGCCGGATCATGGAAGAGAACCGTGACATGGTCCCGGGCTGTTATCTTGTCGCCCATGGGTATGTCGTCTTTGCGTCAACGATCTACGGGGATCCCTATTGTTTCGACACCCATTATCTCGACGCGCTGGGTGTGCCGCGTATTGTGCTGATCTCACACGAGTTCATTGGCGAGGATGTGACGGCGGAACAAGCTGCGCGATACGCCAAACCGGTCGCCGCCGATCTCCATGAGCGTCTCGAGCGCTTCGCGGCGGGCAATCTCGACGACGAATGTCTCTACGAGTAA
- a CDS encoding ATP-dependent Clp protease ATP-binding subunit, giving the protein MWDRFTNRAKQVKKLAEKEAQRLNHNYIGTEHILLGLIKLGQGVAVDVLRKLDLDFDTIRLEVEKLVGAGPSTKVVGKPAHTPRATRVYEIAAEEAQNLKHNYVGTEHILLGLLQETDGVAAKVLRNLDVDIEKVRQEILQILSGFTPSLGPGAKGQNEKKGQKNPALRSFGRDLTELAEENKLDPVIGRHDEIERVIQVLCRRRKNNPALLGDAGIGKTAIVEGLAQRIVVGNVPEILRDKRLITLDLALMVAGTKYRGQFEERIKAVMDEIRKSQDVILFIDELHTIVGAGAAEGAIDASNILKPALSRGELQCIGATTLDEYRKYIEKDAALERRFQTIQVSAPTVEETVEILKGLRQRYEDHHKIKITDAALVMAATLSDRYVTGRNLPDKAIDLIDEAGARARILAMTRPPDVKTIEEELQQVKHEKELAIARQDYEKAAALRDREREIKASYEQTLAQWEHDKAEKEMIVDEEEIAYIVSKWTGVPVAKLEEADSAKLLRMEDDLRKRVVGQDEAIAAISKALRRARADIKDPNRPIGSFVFLGPTGVGKTLLAKALAEFMFGDEDALISLDMSEYMEKFAVSRLTGSPPGYVGYEEGGQLTEAVRRKPYSVVLFDEIEKAHPDVTHILLQVLEEGKLTDNFGRAVDFRNTVVIMTSNIGADLLKKDTTVGFGAEKGEHSYKGMKSKIMDEVKRIFKPEFLNRLDDTIVFRSLEREHFDPILDIELGKVQKRLTKQGVKLNVTEKARAFLIDEGFSDKFGARPLRRAIERHLEDALAEEILRGGLKGRETLTVTVNGDHLEFR; this is encoded by the coding sequence ATGTGGGACCGTTTCACCAACCGAGCCAAACAGGTCAAGAAGCTCGCTGAGAAGGAGGCCCAGCGCCTCAACCACAACTACATCGGCACCGAGCACATCTTGCTCGGGCTGATCAAGCTCGGCCAGGGCGTCGCCGTCGACGTGCTCCGCAAGCTCGACCTCGATTTCGACACGATCCGTCTCGAGGTCGAGAAACTCGTCGGCGCCGGGCCAAGCACCAAGGTGGTCGGCAAGCCGGCGCACACGCCGCGCGCCACGCGCGTCTACGAAATCGCCGCCGAGGAGGCGCAGAACCTCAAGCACAACTACGTCGGCACCGAGCACATCCTGCTCGGCCTGCTCCAGGAAACCGACGGCGTGGCCGCCAAGGTGCTGCGCAATCTCGACGTCGACATCGAGAAGGTGCGCCAGGAGATCCTCCAGATCCTGTCGGGCTTCACCCCATCGCTCGGCCCGGGTGCCAAGGGCCAGAACGAGAAAAAGGGGCAGAAGAATCCCGCGCTCCGCTCGTTCGGGCGCGACCTGACCGAGCTGGCCGAGGAGAACAAGCTCGACCCGGTCATCGGCCGCCATGACGAGATCGAGCGCGTCATCCAGGTGCTCTGCCGCCGCCGCAAGAACAACCCGGCACTGCTCGGCGACGCCGGAATCGGCAAGACGGCCATCGTCGAGGGGCTCGCCCAGCGCATCGTCGTGGGCAATGTGCCCGAGATTCTGCGCGACAAGCGGCTCATCACGCTCGACTTGGCGCTCATGGTGGCCGGCACCAAGTACCGCGGCCAGTTCGAGGAGCGCATCAAGGCCGTCATGGACGAGATCCGCAAGAGCCAGGACGTGATCCTGTTCATCGACGAGCTGCACACGATCGTCGGCGCCGGTGCCGCCGAGGGCGCCATCGACGCCTCGAATATCCTCAAGCCGGCGCTGAGCCGCGGCGAGCTCCAGTGCATCGGCGCCACGACGCTCGACGAGTACCGTAAGTACATCGAGAAGGACGCCGCGCTCGAGCGCCGCTTCCAGACCATCCAGGTGTCGGCGCCCACGGTCGAGGAGACCGTCGAGATCCTCAAGGGCCTGCGCCAGCGCTACGAGGACCACCACAAGATCAAGATCACCGACGCGGCGCTCGTGATGGCCGCCACGCTCAGCGACCGCTACGTCACGGGCCGCAACCTGCCCGATAAGGCCATCGATCTCATCGACGAGGCCGGCGCCCGCGCGCGCATCCTGGCCATGACGCGCCCACCCGACGTGAAGACCATCGAGGAAGAGCTCCAGCAGGTCAAGCACGAGAAGGAGCTCGCCATTGCCCGCCAGGACTACGAGAAGGCTGCCGCGCTGCGCGACCGCGAGCGCGAGATCAAGGCGAGCTACGAACAGACGCTCGCCCAGTGGGAGCACGACAAAGCCGAGAAGGAAATGATCGTCGACGAGGAAGAGATCGCCTACATCGTCAGCAAGTGGACGGGCGTGCCCGTGGCCAAGCTCGAGGAAGCCGACTCGGCCAAGCTGCTCCGGATGGAGGACGACCTGCGCAAGCGCGTCGTCGGCCAGGACGAGGCGATCGCCGCCATCAGCAAGGCGCTACGCCGCGCGCGCGCCGACATCAAGGATCCAAACCGCCCGATCGGCTCGTTCGTCTTCCTCGGCCCGACGGGGGTGGGCAAGACGCTGCTCGCCAAGGCGCTTGCCGAGTTCATGTTCGGCGACGAGGACGCGTTGATCTCGCTCGACATGAGCGAGTACATGGAGAAGTTCGCCGTGAGCCGGCTCACCGGCTCGCCCCCCGGCTACGTCGGCTACGAGGAAGGCGGCCAGCTCACCGAGGCCGTGCGCCGCAAGCCCTACTCGGTCGTGCTCTTCGACGAGATCGAGAAAGCGCACCCCGATGTAACGCACATCCTGCTCCAGGTCCTCGAGGAGGGCAAGCTGACCGACAACTTCGGCCGCGCCGTGGACTTCCGAAACACCGTGGTCATCATGACCTCGAACATCGGCGCCGATCTGCTCAAGAAGGACACCACCGTCGGCTTCGGCGCCGAGAAGGGTGAGCACTCCTACAAGGGGATGAAGTCCAAGATCATGGACGAGGTCAAGCGCATCTTCAAGCCGGAGTTCCTCAACCGCCTCGACGACACGATCGTGTTCCGCTCGCTCGAGCGCGAGCACTTCGACCCGATCCTCGACATTGAGCTCGGCAAGGTGCAGAAGCGGCTCACCAAACAGGGCGTCAAGCTCAACGTCACCGAGAAAGCCCGCGCCTTCCTCATCGACGAGGGCTTCAGCGACAAGTTCGGCGCCCGCCCGCTGCGCCGTGCCATCGAGCGCCACCTCGAGGACGCGCTCGCCGAGGAGATCCTGCGCGGCGGCCTCAAAGGCCGCGAGACGCTCACCGTCACCGTCAACGGCGACCACCTCGAGTTCAGGTAG
- a CDS encoding protein arginine kinase: MNINDLVKTGHTWMRGDGPDSDIVFSSRVRLARNLANSIFPNRATPNEKAQVLERIAAAVSQLEQFKGGLVLKMDEIDDLDKQFLAERYLVSRELAAAGAGSAVLVSPDQSMSLMINEEDHVRFQVLLSGFRLRECYAIAAEIDSELEKRLEYAYSPRLGYLSACPTNVGTGIRVSAMLHLPALILIRQIDQVLQAIIKLGLAVRGLYGEGTEWFGNLFQISNQVTLGRTEEELITSLEKVIRQVVQSEKNARASLIKSRSETLFDKVGRAAGILRNAHIITSRETIDHLSTLRMGIDLSLIENLDRQSVNELFILTQPAHLQKLSGKVLDASVRDIERGTLLRQRLLNN, translated from the coding sequence ATGAACATCAACGACTTGGTCAAGACCGGACATACCTGGATGCGCGGCGACGGGCCGGACTCGGACATTGTCTTCTCGAGCCGCGTGCGGCTGGCGCGCAACCTGGCCAACAGCATCTTCCCCAACCGCGCCACGCCCAACGAGAAGGCCCAGGTGCTCGAGCGCATCGCGGCCGCCGTCAGCCAGCTCGAGCAGTTCAAGGGCGGCCTCGTGCTCAAGATGGATGAGATTGACGATCTCGACAAGCAGTTCCTGGCCGAGCGCTACTTGGTGAGCCGCGAGCTGGCCGCCGCTGGCGCCGGGAGCGCGGTCCTCGTCTCCCCCGACCAGAGTATGAGCCTCATGATCAACGAGGAGGATCACGTCCGGTTCCAGGTGCTGCTGTCGGGCTTCCGGCTGCGCGAGTGCTACGCGATCGCCGCCGAGATCGACTCCGAGCTCGAGAAGCGGCTCGAGTACGCCTACTCGCCCCGGCTTGGCTACCTCTCGGCCTGCCCGACCAACGTCGGCACGGGCATCCGGGTCTCGGCCATGTTGCACCTGCCGGCGCTGATCCTGATCCGCCAGATCGATCAGGTGCTCCAGGCGATCATCAAACTCGGCTTGGCCGTACGCGGGCTGTATGGCGAAGGAACCGAGTGGTTCGGCAACCTGTTCCAGATCTCGAACCAAGTCACCCTCGGCCGCACCGAGGAAGAGCTCATCACGAGCCTCGAGAAGGTGATCCGCCAAGTCGTCCAGAGCGAGAAGAACGCGCGCGCCTCGCTCATCAAGAGCCGTTCGGAGACGCTCTTCGACAAGGTCGGCCGCGCCGCCGGCATTCTGCGCAACGCGCATATCATCACCTCACGCGAGACGATCGACCATCTGTCGACGTTGCGGATGGGCATTGACCTGAGCCTGATAGAAAACCTCGACCGCCAGTCGGTCAATGAGCTATTCATCCTCACTCAGCCGGCCCACTTGCAGAAGCTCAGCGGCAAGGTGCTCGACGCCTCCGTACGCGACATCGAGCGCGGCACGCTGCTGCGCCAGCGGCTGCTGAACAACTGA
- a CDS encoding UvrB/UvrC motif-containing protein, translating into MAKPHLCDICKENPATVHYTEIVNNNLKKLNLCEHCAREKGLGVAAHFGVAEILKGLTESHQKEAGEPELTCDFCGLSFSRFRKVGRLGCPHCYETFREELEPILSDVHKKTEHVGKSPSAAAMIDTTTKRLTELNREIMRAVENEEYERAAQLRDEIKRLEQQQKAAPQGPERSEP; encoded by the coding sequence ATGGCAAAACCGCACCTGTGTGACATCTGCAAAGAGAATCCGGCGACGGTCCACTACACCGAGATCGTCAACAACAACCTGAAGAAGCTCAACCTCTGCGAGCACTGCGCTCGCGAGAAGGGTCTCGGCGTGGCCGCCCATTTCGGCGTTGCCGAGATCCTCAAGGGGCTGACCGAATCGCACCAGAAGGAGGCGGGCGAGCCCGAGCTCACGTGCGATTTCTGCGGTCTGAGCTTCAGCCGGTTCCGCAAGGTGGGCCGGCTCGGATGCCCGCATTGTTATGAGACGTTCCGCGAGGAGCTCGAGCCGATTCTGAGCGACGTGCATAAGAAGACCGAGCACGTCGGCAAGAGCCCGTCGGCGGCCGCGATGATTGACACGACGACCAAGCGGCTTACCGAGCTCAACCGCGAGATCATGCGCGCTGTCGAGAACGAGGAATACGAACGCGCGGCGCAACTGCGCGACGAGATCAAACGCCTGGAGCAGCAGCAGAAGGCCGCCCCCCAAGGGCCGGAACGCAGCGAACCATGA
- the ilvE gene encoding branched-chain-amino-acid transaminase, whose amino-acid sequence MKVYINGTICDGPDARISVLDHGLLYGDGVFEGIRFYRNRVFKLVEHIDRLYESAQSIVLAMPMTKAEMIDAVVRTVAAHGKADGYIRLIVTRGVGKLGLNPYNCSEPQVIIIVDSIMLYAPELYERGMEIITIATRRNVPEAVNPRIKSLNYLNNVLAKIEALNAGYEEALMLNADGFVAEATGDNVFIVKGGVLKTPSVECGILAGITRGAVIGLARERGIEVVETALTRHDLYTADECFLTGTAAEVIPVIKVDGRTIGSGDPGPIALELIKGFHKLTDVDGVEVRPTGAQERLCR is encoded by the coding sequence ATGAAGGTCTATATCAACGGGACGATCTGCGACGGGCCGGACGCCAGGATCAGTGTCCTCGACCACGGCCTGCTCTACGGCGACGGGGTGTTCGAGGGCATCCGGTTCTACAGGAACCGCGTCTTCAAGCTCGTCGAGCACATCGACCGGCTTTACGAGTCGGCGCAATCGATCGTGCTCGCCATGCCGATGACGAAGGCGGAGATGATCGACGCGGTGGTCCGAACCGTGGCCGCCCACGGCAAGGCCGACGGCTACATCCGTCTCATCGTCACACGCGGCGTGGGCAAACTTGGGCTCAACCCGTACAACTGCAGCGAGCCGCAGGTCATCATCATCGTCGACTCGATCATGCTCTACGCGCCCGAGCTCTACGAGCGCGGGATGGAGATCATCACCATCGCCACGCGGCGCAACGTGCCCGAAGCGGTCAATCCGCGAATCAAATCGCTCAATTACCTCAACAACGTACTCGCCAAAATCGAGGCGCTGAACGCCGGCTACGAGGAGGCGCTCATGCTCAACGCCGACGGCTTCGTCGCCGAGGCCACGGGCGACAACGTCTTCATCGTCAAGGGCGGCGTGCTCAAAACACCGTCGGTGGAATGCGGCATCCTTGCAGGGATCACGCGGGGCGCGGTCATCGGCCTGGCGCGCGAGCGCGGGATCGAGGTGGTCGAGACAGCGCTGACGCGCCACGACCTGTACACCGCCGACGAGTGCTTCCTGACGGGAACCGCAGCCGAAGTCATCCCCGTTATCAAGGTTGACGGTCGGACCATTGGGAGCGGCGACCCTGGCCCAATCGCACTCGAACTCATCAAGGGATTCCACAAACTGACCGATGTGGATGGTGTGGAGGTCCGGCCCACGGGCGCCCAGGAACGCCTGTGTCGGTAG
- a CDS encoding ABC transporter ATP-binding protein encodes MADFLVGTNLVKAYPVGQKQLSVLRGASLSAREGEMLVIMGASGVGKSTLLHILGTLDRPDSGQVFFDGQDVASLSDAVRSRFRNREVGFVFQFYHLLADFTAIENVLIPARIGRRRGAENSPRHRAIELLEAVGLSERLHHRTAQLSGGEQQRVAIARALMNAPRLLLADEPTGNLDTATSNEIHQMLRRINRERRQTMVIVTHDEGLASLADRVLHMVDGIIVDANGVAGNGL; translated from the coding sequence ATGGCTGACTTCCTCGTTGGCACAAATCTTGTAAAAGCATACCCCGTTGGGCAGAAACAGCTCAGCGTGCTGCGTGGTGCGAGCCTCTCGGCGCGCGAGGGCGAGATGCTTGTCATCATGGGTGCTTCGGGCGTGGGCAAGAGCACGCTCTTGCACATCCTAGGCACACTCGATCGGCCCGACTCGGGGCAGGTGTTCTTTGACGGTCAGGATGTGGCGTCGCTCAGCGACGCCGTGCGGTCGCGGTTCCGCAACCGAGAGGTGGGATTCGTCTTCCAGTTCTACCACCTGCTGGCGGACTTCACTGCAATCGAGAACGTGCTCATTCCGGCACGAATCGGCCGCAGGCGCGGGGCAGAAAACTCCCCCCGCCACCGGGCGATCGAGCTCCTCGAGGCCGTCGGCCTGAGCGAACGCCTTCACCACCGCACCGCGCAGCTCTCGGGCGGCGAGCAGCAGCGCGTGGCGATTGCCCGCGCGTTGATGAACGCGCCGCGGTTGCTGCTGGCCGACGAGCCGACGGGCAACCTCGACACCGCGACCAGCAACGAGATCCACCAGATGCTGCGCAGGATCAACCGCGAGCGCCGCCAGACGATGGTGATCGTCACCCACGACGAGGGCCTGGCGAGCCTGGCCGATCGCGTGCTCCACATGGTCGATGGCATCATCGTCGACGCAAATGGCGTGGCTGGAAACGGACTCTGA
- a CDS encoding ABC transporter permease — protein sequence MRFELAVCLRYLAPKRGRLFVSITTLFSILGLAVGVTTYITVVAVMTGLGNQITNAYTGYYSDLIAYKERIERGRRVFAPVDENDEAVIEKAAAEIEGVKAASPFVYGKVNLRIDQLIYPFDLRGVDPERERLVSTILAEHKLQEGDFSFTTMKMEGGRLVPVQPGEAVPTPYVPIVIGQRIAEKGNIALRETLKIESTRAGLRGPEESTLDAYVAGIFSYGNIEQDLSVYTTIEVAQVLQGLGGSVHRVSIKLADSRQADRLKPILKAKIETMRRQELIEGYLDEVKTLSVLVGGGATTLDAARTALLAKAAGETLTDEQRAIIEDLDTGIVAVIGALPTLTAPIESSLGFGGTRGLDNLAPIQDVLDAVDPLRAQIAVAEAQLDAAYEALGDGGALTEALDGLQNALGDLSYSADGTRIVCAQLLFQPFEVVTWSEINPDLFRIVKQERFITAMFVILIVVVAGFTIISGLSMTVVQKRREIGILRAMGASSGSVAAIFGLSGLVVGLIGTVLGTAGGLLLSENFNTIRNWIMPGLFDLYETIPIAVQMADLAIIWSFALVWSVVASIVPAVSAARLRPAEALRWE from the coding sequence GTGCGTTTCGAGCTGGCCGTTTGCCTGCGCTACTTGGCCCCCAAGCGCGGGCGGCTCTTTGTCTCGATCACGACGCTGTTTTCGATCCTCGGGCTGGCCGTCGGCGTGACGACCTACATCACCGTGGTCGCCGTCATGACCGGCTTGGGCAACCAGATCACAAACGCCTACACGGGCTATTACTCGGACCTGATCGCCTACAAGGAGCGCATCGAGCGCGGGCGCCGAGTCTTCGCGCCCGTCGATGAGAACGACGAGGCCGTCATCGAGAAGGCGGCCGCCGAGATCGAGGGCGTCAAAGCCGCCAGCCCGTTCGTCTATGGCAAGGTCAATCTGCGCATCGACCAGCTCATCTACCCGTTTGACCTGCGCGGCGTCGATCCGGAGCGCGAGCGGCTCGTCTCGACGATCCTGGCCGAACACAAGCTCCAGGAAGGCGACTTCAGCTTCACGACGATGAAGATGGAGGGCGGCCGGCTCGTGCCCGTGCAGCCAGGCGAGGCAGTCCCCACACCCTACGTGCCGATCGTCATCGGGCAGCGCATCGCCGAGAAGGGCAACATCGCGCTTCGCGAGACGCTCAAGATCGAGTCAACGCGCGCCGGCCTGCGCGGGCCGGAGGAGTCGACGCTCGACGCCTACGTGGCGGGGATTTTCAGCTACGGAAACATTGAGCAAGACCTGAGCGTCTACACCACGATCGAGGTCGCCCAAGTGCTCCAGGGCCTCGGCGGCAGCGTCCACCGCGTGAGCATCAAACTCGCCGACAGCAGACAGGCCGACCGCCTCAAGCCAATCCTCAAGGCGAAGATTGAAACGATGCGCCGCCAGGAGCTGATCGAGGGCTACCTCGATGAGGTCAAGACGCTCTCGGTCCTCGTAGGCGGCGGCGCGACGACCCTCGATGCCGCCAGAACCGCGCTCCTCGCCAAGGCCGCGGGCGAGACGCTCACCGATGAGCAACGCGCAATCATCGAGGACCTCGACACGGGTATCGTCGCCGTGATCGGCGCGCTGCCCACGCTCACAGCGCCGATCGAGAGTAGCCTCGGGTTCGGAGGCACTCGCGGGCTCGATAACCTCGCCCCCATCCAGGACGTCCTCGACGCCGTGGACCCGCTGCGCGCGCAGATCGCGGTAGCCGAGGCGCAACTTGACGCCGCGTACGAGGCGCTCGGCGACGGAGGGGCGCTGACCGAGGCGCTTGATGGGCTGCAGAACGCGCTCGGCGATCTCAGCTACTCGGCCGACGGGACGCGCATCGTCTGCGCGCAGTTGCTGTTCCAGCCGTTCGAGGTCGTCACGTGGAGCGAGATCAACCCGGACCTGTTCCGCATCGTCAAGCAGGAGCGGTTCATCACGGCGATGTTCGTCATCCTCATCGTCGTGGTGGCAGGTTTCACGATCATCAGCGGGCTGAGCATGACGGTGGTGCAGAAGCGGCGCGAGATCGGCATCCTGCGCGCCATGGGCGCTTCGTCGGGCAGCGTGGCCGCGATCTTCGGACTGAGCGGGCTCGTCGTCGGGCTGATCGGCACCGTGCTCGGCACGGCCGGCGGCCTGCTGTTGTCGGAGAACTTCAACACAATCCGCAACTGGATCATGCCGGGGCTGTTCGACCTGTACGAGACGATCCCGATCGCCGTGCAGATGGCCGATCTGGCCATCATCTGGAGCTTCGCACTTGTCTGGTCGGTGGTGGCGAGCATCGTGCCGGCCGTGAGCGCCGCGAGGCTGCGCCCGGCCGAGGCCTTGCGTTGGGAGTAA